The genomic window agCATTTGTTGTCTGAGTTTGATACATCCCCAGAAAAATCCTGACTCAGTAGTTGAATTCCATCAATTTAAAACCCAGATCTACACCCAACTGACTGACTTCCCTGAGCCACGTTCATAAATATCTTGAATttactctcacaccctcaccaacaAAAATCTGCATATACAGAAAATGAGAGTGGAGTTTTAATTTTTCCACAATGACTACTGTTTTGAACCGTCTCCCTCACTGCAAACTGTATAAAAGATATTCCCTTTTCACTTGGTGACATTAACATGATTGACAGCTGGGATGGCCGTGCAGTCATCACGACTGTCACTGAGAACCTGGTGTAAGTGTGAGAGCCTTTGTTCATGCCTGGATTCTCAGCTGCCCGCGAGGGGAATGCTTCTCGGTCTTTTGGCTTGGAATATGTGTAGTTCCTGAGGACTACaggaagagattctgctcgagTGCTTGCAGGTTCGACGCAGCGGACGTGTGCTGGCGGGGGAGAAACCACGGGGATCGTGTTGCGAGTCGTTGGAGCTGCTGGAGACCACCattggatcgtgattggacgtttggttgtgctgacctgctcttggtggatctttatgctggcttcggcctaacgccaattcagggaccagctgcaggatttccctgcggcaggctatttcgatgtgaccttcaggagTGTGAAGAATTGcgagcagctcctgaaggtcttccaggagaaggaaggggagcctctGTCCTCCATCTTGTCGGCGGTCCCGTTGTGTGGGCTTCCTGCGCTGAGGAGTCGGGTTGTAACAATCCAGATGTACAACCCTCACGTCCCAGCAgcagatgtcctgaccttcctgagaagatacATCCAGGTCGAAGGAGAGAGCACCGATGTGGTCGATCCTTTcgggatctggaccagcaaacgacaggtcagggtaacccggagggtcgatgccagtgggaacatccttcacccaccctccagctttgccATCGGAAGAAGCAGAGGTTACCTGACATACGCAGGGCAGCCTAAAGTGTGCCAAATCTGTGGGAGGTCAGGTCACATGGCAGTGGATTGTAAGGTGACCATCTGCCgaaactgcaagcaggaaggccacccgaccaaggaatgtaaggaggccaagaactctaatctgtgcggagaggcgggccacatgtacaaggcctgcccaagacgaggggccgtcacctacgcacagatggccggaggtggcaacacgagccatggactgcctAAGACCAGCAAGGTGCCACAAAACAGCATGGGAACggtgtctggaggcacccagaaggaagggcaggctgtagcggagcagacagcggggagatgcagcagccgatccaagaaaatagaagaggagtgatcaaaggaggcagaggattggattactgtcaaaagcaggaagaggaaacctcccAAAGCCACCCAGCGAAGGGGGAAGCGACACCTACACAACGAGGATACAGGCGAGGACGGGCACAAGGAGGGTCGtcaccagaggaagagacagagggcCGTGGGGGAAAAAGGAGGGCAGCAACGCCGATCCCTCCGAGGGGATGGGTAAAGGCCTCTttttttcctccccccccccggcAGTAAGATCCAtgaggtacccactgccccacagctccaggtaactgggagcagcggcCCTGTGACAGCcccgctgtcagatggagaactgaACTATGTGGACCCTGGGtccgacacgatgacaccagagcagGGAAATGGCCCCAGTGTGGAGCCGGACatctacctcagccctgggagggtccagcagtttgctgtcaccacggggatgcacacagctaccccagaggggcacgaccagcagcaaatggacactgTTAACCCCATAAACTtgttaaaatggggttaaaaattgccagcatcagtgtgcgtagcatcaaatcggctacgcgatgtgtttctacgatggccttcctggccaatgcTAAAgctgatgtcctgtttctgcaggagtgtgggataccgcacctcagcagctacaggagatggtcgagcttgtgggcccatgggccgtgagtttggtcggggggcaacgatagccgtgcctccggcctgggtatcctgttgtgaggaggcaacttcaccatctccgaggttaaggaggtggtgggcgggtgcCTCCTCGTCACCAACATTatgtacaggaatgctcccctgagactgattagtgtgtacgccccagtgggtaagagtgaacggttggccgtcctgcagcagcttccactgttgctgacTACGTCCAGGCTGGTCATTCTGGCCAGAGACTTCAACTGTattattgatgcagatggacaatCCGGCGGGGgagacagtaaaccggacgctacgtccagagtCCTGATGGACACgctaaaagatgccaagctgcacgacgtcttcagcactcctgcagacggagcgcagtgtagatacacctggtcacgggcagacgggtctatctgctcaaggatagattacctgtttgtgtcccgaacgctctcggtcagatccaccgacatcaagctggtgttcttctctgaccactgcctcctgctggccgactgtcacctacaggacgagcagcgggctggtaagggaacgtggaagctgcacacaaagctgttgaccctgGGAAAcaattgaggagctcaagagggattacgcaggttggagaaccatgaagcccctctttgagtccctagcggactggtgggaaacagtaaaagggaacatcaagaggttctttatcctcaaaggtgttcaggaggcgagagagaggcggggaaaactgtcccagctccaggaaaggaTGCAGAGCCTGCTCCTGCTGTAgatgatgggggtggatgtcacggaggacctcaaggaggtgaagggccagcaagcctcgctctttgcctcagaggcctccaagataatcttccggtccagggtccgctcgttggagcaggacgagacgtgctcacgtttcttcttccagaaggtgtacaaagagagctccgtgctcagcagcctgaagtaagaagatggctcgataacgttatctcaggctgacatcatgaggatcagtaaatccttctatgccagtctgaaTGACGCGAAGctgaccgacagcgcggcctcccagtcgttcctgtcctctatcacgggggtcttagacgacagaacacacgagaggctggaccagccgctatctctggatgagctgaccaagaccctcgagtccttcgaaaagaataaaactcccggaagtgatggcttaccggtcgagcactattccgctctgtgggacttgattggccaggacctgctggagatgtatgtcagtatgcttcgggcaggtaccatgagtgaatccatgaggaaaggcatcatcaccctcatctacaaccagaagggggaagagggaggaactcaaaaattggagaccaatctcactgttaaacacagactacaaaatcttgtcaaaggtaatcgccaaccgggtcaggccTGCCCTGGGATCAgtgatccaccctgaccaaacctgtgctgtcctgggcaggaagatctctgagagtcttgcactcctcagggatacgattgcctacgtgcaggacagggggggtggacacctgcctcatcagcctggaccaggagaaagcctttgacaggacaTCGCATACATctatgtcctctccaaaatgggctttggggagggaatcggtaattggatcagactgctctacaccaacattgtcagtgcagtctcaatcaatgggtgggaatcagatagcttcccagtcagatctggagtcaggcagggctgccctctctctcctgccttgtttgtgtgctgcatagagccatttgccgagtccatcaggaaggatgcgagcctgagaggggtgactattcctggcagcaggggcctgcaggttaaggcctccctgtacatggatgacgtcgctgttttctgctcggatccgctgtccgtgcacagactcatgtgcatatgtgaccagttcgaacgggcctcgggggccaaggtaaaccgaagccatgctctttgggaactgggccgaccaatccttgatccccttcaccgtcaggtcCGACCACCTGAagatgctgggtatttggtttggggggatggggcgtgcgccaagtttTGGGCGGAGcagatcagcaaagtgaggcagaaactgggcagatggaagctacggtagctctccatcgcgggaaaaaacctggtcatcaggtgtgaggcactgtcattgctattatacgtggcacaggtctggcctattcccagaacctgtgccactgcagtcacccaggccatcttccagtttatatggaggtcaaagatggaccgggtccgaagggactcgctgtacaaatatctgggcaacgggggaaaaaatacacccaatgccaccctcaccctgatggccacctttgtgtgtggctgcatcaagctgtgcgtggatccctggtacgcaaacaccaagtgtcactacgtccTGAGATTCTACCTGTctccggtgttgcgaaggatgggccttgGTCTCGCtcccgcggaacgctccgagtagttggaccgttccgtatcacctgtcctttgtggagaagtttatgaagaaaaacacctttgaccacaagtccatcaggaagtggtcagcacgtagtgtccttgagacccttcgggaaaaggagagggcggatcctatcgagcggttccctgagcagactgtcaaagccatttggcagaatgcctcatcaccagaactttctaacaaacaccaagacatggcttggctggtggtgagaagggctctgtctgtgagatcctttatgcccGCCCAGACTCTCAgccacaccgcacgctgccctcgaagcggctgcgggggggggggaaacgagactgtcacacacctccttctggaatgtgcctacgcagaagaagtctggagaggaacgCAGTGGTGtttgaagcccctctttgagtctccagcagactggtgggaaacggtaaaagggaacatcaagaggttctttatcctcaaaggtgtccaggaggcgagagagaggcggagaaaactgtcccagctccaggaaagtatgcagaacctgctcctgctgcagacgatgggggtggatgtcacggaggacctcgaggtgaagggccagcaagcctcgctctttccctcggaggcctccaggataatcttccggtccagggtccgctcggtggagcaggacgagacgtgctcacgtttcttcttccaggaggtgcacaaagagagctccgggctcagcagcctgaagaaagaagatggctcggtaacatcatctcaggctgacgtcatgaggatcagtaaatccatctacgccagtctgtatgactcgaagccaaccgacagcgcggcctcccagtcgttcctgggctctgcctgtgagatcctttatgcacgcccggactctctgccgcaccgcacgctgccctcgaagtggctgcgggggggacgagactgtcacacacctccttctggaatgtgcctatgcagaggaagtctggagaggaatgcagtggtgtttgtcgaggttcgtcccgagtagggccgtgacgcgggactccgtgctctacggcctgttccccgggactcacaccgaggcgaacattaactgcgcctggaggatcatcaactcggtgaaggacgctctctgggcggtccgaaacctgttgatcttccagctgaaggagttgaccccgactgagtgttgcagactggcacattccaaggtccaagactacttgttgagggacgcgctgaagcttggggcagctgccgccaaggcgcggtggggaaagaccaccgtgtaagatcggcctgccaaaagaagaacagggggcccatgcggacgttttttttgggctctgctgatgcctcagccaaatatatgtatatgtacaagattgaaaaatgcacaggattgtaaaggacaaggataaagtcgaatctgtgtttgtaaatatggacatatgtatggcgtgatccaatgtacagaccataaaatcattctatgaataaagtatatttttgaaataaaaaaaaacctcacaaaAAGATGGCTTGATGAAAAGGAGACCTGGTAATGTGAAGGGAGTGGGCCAGTGTGAAGATTGGAGGTGCTGAGACCTTTGCCCAAGAGGTTTTGGCGTGGAGGGGCTGAGCAGATGTGCAAGGCTCTTTAACTCAGCTGTCTGTCTGGACTGAAGTCACGAGGATGCCAGTCATAGGGCAGGGGTATGCTCTTCTTTGCAGGATGTAGGAGATCAGGGAGGTTTCCAGCATCCCTGGTGGCTACACCTGGTGAGAACTGACTGCAACTCTTGACAGACTGCActcgggaactggagctggatgcacaGAATATCATTGATAGGAGCCATAGTGAAGTGGTCAACTCTGTAGCTGCAGGGAGCTGGGTGCCCACCAgatgaggtggggtggggtgagacaGTGACAGGGGAACCCTGCGCCATTCCCCTCGATAACCGGTATCACGCTTTTTGATCAGAGACTCTGGCTGCAGAAGGTTGCCTCCTAAGGTCTGAGCGGTTGCAGAACGTTCTAAAGGGGGTGGAGGGAGAACAGCCGGGAGGTCATTGTGTCCATTGTTACAAGTGACATAGGTAGGCAAAGGCATGGGCTCCTTCAAAATGATTACAGGTAGTaaggtaagaagttaaaaaggagAACCTGAAGGGTAGTCACCtcaggattactcccagtgccacgtgccagtgaggacaGAAATGGAGGGATAGGCAGATGAATGCTTCAccgaggagctggtgtagggggACAGgattttcagttcttggatcttTTGGGATCCTTTCTGGAGTAGACatgacctgtacaagagggaCAGGTTGCACTCGAACTGAACGGGGGATTAGTATccttgcagggagatttgctcgtgttatccaggagggtttaaactcgtTTGGCAGGGGAAAATACATTAGCCAGCGAGAGCACTTTTACTGTCCAGGATCGTCAGGgacacagggggaaaggacagaaaTGGTTgaaagtgcatttatttcaaagacCAAGGCCTGTctggaaaggcagatgaactcagagcatggatcacCTCTGGGGACTGGCAACGTTACAGCCATAAACAGAAACAGGGCTgagggaagggcaggactgggCTGCTCAGTGTTCCAAGATGCAGAAGCTCCAGGCGCGACTGAAGTACAAGTGAGTGAGGAGGGATTGTCCTCCTGATAAGGGAGGACAGAACAACGGTGTTGAGAGGGTTAAGCAGAGACCTAGTTgaactggaaaaggtgcaaagaTACTTTACGAGGCTGTTGCCGGGATGACGAGGCCTGAGTTCGagggagaggttggccaggaCAGAACTTCATTTCTTGGAACGTCGGAGAACGAGGGGTGACCTTGGAGGTGTATAAAATAAATGCAGGTCGGCTTTTTCCCAGGGACgtggaattgaaaactagagggcacaggtttaagctgagggggaaagatttacgGAGGACCTGAGGAACAAGTTCTTCACGCAGAGTGTGCTGTGGATATGGGATGGGCTGCCTGAGAAAGTGGTTAGGGCAGGTATGTTTAGCAACCTTTTAAAGGTCATTTGGATTGGTATGTGGCTGGAAAGGGTTTAGCAGAATAACGGACCAAATGTAGGCAATTGGAATGAGCTAAGTAAGCACCACAGTCAGCATGGATCAGATTGGGCCAAAGTGTTTCTTGTTTGGAaaaagggaggggagagagagagagagagagagatctggtcTTACTTTGGTGATCTCTGTAGAGCAAGCAGACCTAAAGGCAATTTTCTCCCACCCACAACCAAATCCCGTTTTACCAATTCTATAATCTCCAAGTGTTGGAAACGAAAAAGGCTAGAATTTCCTGAATGCCTCaatcaaatttttttttaaactccctCAGAGTAAATAGCTTTCCTATGGCATGGTGGTAACGTACCTTCCTAGGAGGCCAGGGGGTTCAAGTCCCGCCTGCTGCTCCTGTAACATCTTGGAGGATAACCAATTAAGAATATCTATGCTCTTTTTATCTCACCTCTTCGTCATTTCCCCGTGTCCCTCCATTCAGAAAATAATCAGATttgcactccctcagttccaAATCTAACTCTTGCATGAAACTCCCATCAGACACGGCAATGCCCCTTCATCATCTCAGGCAGTGCCCCCACTTAACTGTGCCAATGAAGCCAGCTAATTTGGTCAGGCATCTTGCCCGCCCAGTGCTCCCACTGCTCGGCTCAGTCTCTCTAAGGAGAGATGCCAGGCTGATAGTGGGCAGGAGAAAGAAAACCACCCTTGCCCCAGTGACTACTCCAACCAACAGCCGGTTTATCCAACCTTGACACCTCCGTCTTCCTTCTCCAACAAAAGCAAACCTTTTGCTAAAAAAAACATTACGCCATGTTTATTGacgaaaaaaaaagaaaacttgCTGAAATTTTGCCTCACCAGGACACACGCACAAGAATGCCAAATCTCAAACAGTTGTGACAATGGAAGGAAAGGGCAGATCGGGTTTCGATTGGCTCACGTGTCGCCATGGCAAAAGCAGAAGCAAACTCCAGCCTCCCGAAATTCCTGGGTGATTTAAAGACACATTTTTCTGCCTCGGAGAGAATGGTTGAGTGGATTGATGTTAGATGTGGCAAGTTACCAGCGCGATTGAGCATCTTAAAAATCGGTGGCCACCTATTCGCACGCTCAGTACTGTTCACCAATCGCGGAACCGTATCCTCACGGTTTTGCCAGTGGTTGTGTATGGTGTGCATTCCCTTGGCTGACTGACTTTCTCGTGGACTCTACTCCACTCACCCATCTGCTCACCAATACCCCTCAATCATCTATCTTCTGCCTTGCAAACATTTGATAAGCTCACGTCAACTGGGGGCAGAGAAGTCCAAttattcacaaccctttgggtcaAGACGTCCCTCTTCGATTCAGTCCTAAACCTCATTTTCAGGCAattccaccccccctccccccccccaatggAAACGACCTCCCTTCCTCTATGCCCAACATCATTTACTGTGTTTCTTTAAgagccacccccccccaccccccctttctGCTAAATTCCATTGAGTGTAGTCCCAGTCTCCTGGGGAGAGATGGCACCAAAGAGAAACATACAGTCCTTTTGCCATTTCCATTCTCCATTTTATTTAGCACAGAAAGCCACATCCTGCTAACGGAGGACACTGGGGTTAGACTGAACCAGTAAACACAGTCAGGATGTACTCTGAACAGAGGCAGCTGGTACGTGACTGTGCTCCCACTTGCAGTGTCTGTGGCCATGCAAACACactttgttctcactctctcgcccccgccacCTCACAGTCCACAAGAGAGACGCTGCTTAATCAGAGAGTCCACTGGGTGCTCCGAACCCTGTGTCAGCAGGAATCCACCTCCGAGTGGTGACCTTTCTGCCTCGACCTTCCATTGTCCTTGTCTCTGAGGGcagggggggggaaaaaaaaagaggagagagaCCTTGAGCAACAGTCCTCCTTAAAAAAAAGGACGTCAACACAATTGGCTTCTGGAAGTGGTGGCATGTGGTCACTGTACAGGCAGGATGCAGAGTGACAGGGACAGGCAGATTCACTGCCTTTACGCATTGTTGGCTGCAGGTCTGAGACCACAAGGTCATGGGTTTGAATTCCGTTCCAGAACCTTCTAGGCCattgcaggggggggggggggggggcggggtacTGTTTCTCCTTGGGGCGCATTCCCGATGTCATGTCAAGAAGCAGTCCAATAAAACAACCTCAGTTTGTTGCTGCTTTTGGGATCTAGCTGTGCACATCCTCACCAGCTGGAATGTTGGACGGAGATGTCGTCGAGTCAGATTCCGTTTCTTCTTAAAAACTCAAACCTCATCGGGTAAAGGTGTCTAGTGAAGAATATAACACTAGagaatgtgtgtctctgtgcatgaGAGTGTTCACacatgtgagtgtgtcagtgtgagagagtgtatgcatgtaagtgtgtatcagtgagcaAGAGTGTTTAttcatgttgccagggttggagggtttgagctacagggggaggctgaacaggctggggctgttttccctggagcgtcggaggctgaggggtgaccttatagaggtttataaaatcatgagggggcatggataggataaaataggcaaggtcttttccctggggtgggggagtccagaactagaggggcatatgtttagggtgagaggggaaagatataaaagggaccgaaggggcaactttttcacgcagagggtggtgtgtgtgtggaatgagctgccagaggatgtggtggaggctggtacaattgcaacatttaagaggcatttggatgggtatatgaataggaagggtttggagggatatgggccgggtgctggcaggtgggactagattgggttgggatatctgggtcagcatggacgggttggaccgaagggtctgtttccatgctgtacatgtctatgactgtgAGTGAgttagagagtgtgagtgagagagagagagagtgtgagagagagagagagtgtgtgtgtgcgagagagagtgtgcgtgagagagtgtgcgtgtgagtgagagaatgtgagagcatgtgtgtgtgtgatagtgtgtgcgCAAGTTTGCCtgcatgtgtgtgtacacacTGATTTGCTCACCTTCTCACTTTGGAACTCATGCATTTCCACAGAACAGCGTATAACACCAGAAGAAAGCCGATGAAGATTGCTGCAGCTGCAAAACCTGGAAGGAATTGGCAAAACAAAAACGCAGACCAATCAACACGCGAGTGACACCTCGATCTGAGATGTCCTATTCTGATCTTCAAACCCTTGCACAGCCTCatcctccctcacttccctcctcGAAGGCTCACTCTTTCACAGAGCTTACAGCGTCAAATCTAAAATTCTCTCATGAGAACTGGCCTCACAAGACCACTGTGCAGTGATCTGGGGACAAATTGCTGCATTGAATGCAATCTGTACACACATTAGAAAAGTGACGGGCAAAACAACTGGGATTCAAGCCtgatacagacagaaacaggtgcAATTCTCGCCCGCAAGGTGGAGTTGGTAGGTATTCAAAGGACAAAGGATCGTCTGTATCAGAGTGGGGTATTGAGACTAAGTGG from Chiloscyllium punctatum isolate Juve2018m chromosome 35, sChiPun1.3, whole genome shotgun sequence includes these protein-coding regions:
- the LOC140459837 gene encoding uncharacterized protein isoform X2; its protein translation is MNVTVQTELYRTGDDLDTVTLPEDHRLPPIQRSANESSPARQSGVAPGFAAAAIFIGFLLVLYAVLWKCMSSKVRRDKDNGRSRQKGHHSEVDSC